In the genome of Microcoleus vaginatus PCC 9802, the window ACACTTAAACTCCCTAGGGTTTTCCAAGGAATTAACTTGAATGTGCTGTTGTTGTTAACAAGTTGAGGATTTTGGTGAACAGGAGTATGATTACTGGTAGCAGTTTGAGTGGTGTTTTTGAAAGGGCGGCCGACAAAGTTCATTGTCACCATTTGGGAAATTATACTGCCAATTTGAGATAGTTTTGGATCTTTTAGTGCTTCGCGGACTGCTTTTGCAGATTGGTAGCGATCGCCGGGTTGTTCTGCTAACATCTTATCCAACACTGTGCCGAGATTTGAGCTGACACTGACGTGCGATCGCCAATCCCAAGTTTTATTATTGATATCGTACAATTTTTGAGGCTTTTTGCCGCTTAGCAGTACCAAAGCCGTGACGGCTAAAGCGTACAAATCGCTAGCAGCAGAAACTTTACCCAGCCGGATTTGTTCTGCCGGCGAATAACCCTGTTTGCCGATCGCCGTATCCGATTGTCCGTTAAACTGAACTACGGCATTGGCTGCGATTTGTTTGACCGAACCGAAATCAATTAAAAAGGGTAGTTTGTCAGCATCATGCTGAATAATATTATCCGGGGAAATATCGCGGTGAATTAAATTTTTTGAGTGGATGTATTCTAAAACTGGTAAAAGCTGAAATAGCAGTTGAGTAACTTCGGCTTCGGTAAAATTTTTACCTTGCTGCTGGCGCGATATCAATATTTCTTCGTAGGTTTGACCCTTGATATAATCTTGTACTAAAAATAAAGATGGATTCCCGCCCAAATCCGTTCGCAGAAGTTCTCGAAACCTTGGAATTTGCGGGTGTTGGAGGTGGTAAAGCATACTGGCTTCGCGATCGAACAATTCGGCAGCTTTCGGGCTGTGAACTACCGGAGAAAACTCTTTGAGTACGCAAGATTCGTTGTAGCGGTTGATGTCTTCGGCGAGGTAAGTGCGCCCGAAGCCACCGCGGCCCAATTCGCGGAGAATGCGGTAGCGTTTTTCGAGAGTCGAACCGGGGGCGAGGAGGGAGGAGTTAGACATAAACCACGGCAAATTGTTCGAGTTGGGGAGTCGCCGAGCACAGTATAGCTTATTGTAGCTAAGTTTGTTTGAATGTCAGGGCGATCGCTTTTTTTGGGATGGATGAAGGAGGAGGGACACTTGGCTTAAGATTCACTATCTACAGGCTATTGGGTGGGTTTTACCAGCCATCTATGTGGGAAACAAACAATAATATAACAGCGCACTCTTAAAATCATCCCAACTGCGATCGCGCTTATTCACCTGCTTTTTCTGGTAACTTATGCTCTTTGAAAGCTTCTAACTGCTTTCTCTTTTGAAATTTAGGTAAAATGCGATTTCGATCGCCCTTGTGCCGTCAGGGAAAAGGCAAAAGTGCAGAGGGTAAAAGGGTAAAGAAGAGTCTTCGCCGGGAAAACTAGGACGAGGAAGAAACCGCTACGCGAAAACCCCCGTACACCCTCCTACCGCCCTCCGAGACCAAGCAGCGATAGTCACTGCGGCAAAGGCCCGCGAAGTTAGCCCAACTGCCGCCACGCATCACTCGGTAATTATTTGTGGTTTCCCAGGAACTTCCGTCAGTTGGTGCGCCGTTATAGTTTTCGTGACACCTATCGCTGCACCATTGCCAAACATTGCCGTGCATATCGTACAGTCCAAAGGCATTGGAGGGAAAACTCCCGACATCGGTTGGTTGTTTCGAGTGGAGTGGTCTGTCGGGGTAGTCGTCCTCATAGTTGACTAATTGCCGGGTAATGGTTTCCCCAAAATGAAATAGGGTTGTTGTACCCGCACGACAGGCATATTCCCATTCTGCTTCACTCAGGAGGCGATATTTTTTCCCCGTTTGTTGCGAGAGTCGATCGCAGAATTCGACGGCCTCATCCCACGATACTTGTACAGGACGTTTTTCAAATTTTAACCACGATGGGTTGTTTCCCATCAGTGCTTGCCACTGTCCTCGGGTGATGGAATATTTGCCTGCAAAAAAAGCGGGTACTGTTACTTGATGCTGCGGACTTTCCTTATCTCTTCTATATTTATCTCTTGCTGGGCAACCCATCATAAATGTGCCGCCGGGAATATAAACCATTTCCTGTACACTTCCATTCCCTAAGTCTTCGGGGAAGAAGTGAGCATAATGACGGCGGCGACTGTTTTCTTTTCCTTGAGCATTTACTGTTATTACATCAAACTCATAAGTAGGCAAATATTTTTGGAACTGCCCTTTTAAATTTAATTCATCTCTATCCTTGAGCAGCGAATAGGCTGCAAATCTCACCGCGATTGATTCATCTTGCAGTGCCCCAATTATTAATTCTAAACCTGGCTCTCCATATTTCAGCGCTTCAGACAGTGCAGCAATTTTAACCTCAACAATGGGAGAAGCTAACCGACTTTTAACGCCGGGAATCCCGCCTAAAACGGCCGCAGACAATGGTACTTGAGATTCACCGCCGAGGACAGCATCGTATTCTCTGGGTTGATTTGGATTTTCTGTCATAATCGGGACTTACGTAAGTGTCACACATCTATTGAGTTGTAGGGTGCGTCAGACGCAGTTCTAGGGTGATTATTCAGGAACTCGGGTTCGGACGCACCCTACTAATTATGCCCGTTGCGTAAATCTTGTATTACAAATCCCGATGTGTAAATCCCTTAGCATCTTTTCCTACATAACTCGCGGCAACATGGCCATCTCCAACAACTCGATACTTATAGGTAATCAAGCCCTCTAAACCGACAGGCCCGCGAGGCGGCATTTGCTGCGTGCTAATCCCCACTTCTGCACCGAAACCGTAGCGGAAACCGTCGGCAAATCGAGTCGAACAATTGTGATAAACTCCGGCCGCATCGACTCCATTTAAAAAAGTTTCGGCGACTTCGCTGTCTTCGGTAACAATGACATCTGTATGTCGGGAACCGTAAGTATTGATATGGTTAATTGCCTCGTCCACAGAATCTACTATTTTGATTGACAAAATCAAATCGCTGTATTCTGTAGACCAATCTGTTTCTGTCGCTTCGGCAATATTTTCGAGGATGGCGCCAGTTTTTTCGTCTCCCCGCAGTTCGACTTTTTTCTGCTGCAAAGCTGCGGCAACAGCGGGCAGGAATTTGGGGGCGATCGCACTGTGAACTAACAAAGTTTCAATGGCATTGCAGGCGGCTGGATACTGAGTTTTTGCATCTACAGAAATCTCTACTGCTTTCTGAATATCCGCCGCTTTGTCTGCGTACAAATGACAAATTCCGTCGGCGTGTCCCAGCACGGGAATTCGCGTATTTTCTTGCACAAAACGCACGAAAGAATTAGAACCTCTGGGAATAATCAAATCTACATATTCATCCATTTTGAGCAGTTCGATTGTTTCTTCCCGCGTGGTCAGCAACTGCACGACTTCGGGATTGACTGCGGTTTCAGCTAATGCTTGATGTATCACTTTTGTCAAGATTTCGCAGGAACGGACTGCTTCTTTGCCGCCTTTGAGAATGACGCCATTTCCCGATTTGATTGCCAAGGATACTATCTGAATTAAAGCTTCGGGGCGCGCTTCAAAAATAATGCCTAAAACGCCCAAAGGACAGGTGATGCGCTTCAGAATTAATCCTGTATCCAATTCACGGTGGATTTGCACGACACCGATCGGCTCAGGGAGTTTCGCAACGTCGCGCACGCCCGCGATCGCACTTTTCAACTTGCTCTCATCCAACTTGAGGCGATCGTACAGTGGTTTCGCAATTCCATCCGCCTCAGCCGCCTTGCAGTCAGCCGCATTCGCCGCCAAAATATCCGGCGCAGCAGCTTCTAAAGCTTTCGCAATAGCTTCAATAGCTTGATTTTTGGCATCAGCGGACAAAACTGCCAACTTTCTAGCAGATACGCGCGTTTTTTGGGCAATTTCAATAATAGACATGGCAGTAACTTTCAAATAGTTTTGATTGTTGGATTTTGAATTTTGAGTTTTGAATTGAATCCGCACAAATAAATTTAGGGGCGGTTTTCAGTCTTAACAATTCTAGAGGAAATTCTATATTTTTGTTGACACCCCTTACAGCAATCCATATTAACAGGTTAAAACAGTGAAGTATAGATAAAATCCCACGGTCATTTCCATTTGTCAATAACCTTTGGAGATTATTATGTCATCTCACGCCCCTTTACGCAAGGCAGGGCGAGCCGCCAAAGCCGGCGTTAAACTGAT includes:
- a CDS encoding serine/threonine protein kinase → MSNSSLLAPGSTLEKRYRILRELGRGGFGRTYLAEDINRYNESCVLKEFSPVVHSPKAAELFDREASMLYHLQHPQIPRFRELLRTDLGGNPSLFLVQDYIKGQTYEEILISRQQQGKNFTEAEVTQLLFQLLPVLEYIHSKNLIHRDISPDNIIQHDADKLPFLIDFGSVKQIAANAVVQFNGQSDTAIGKQGYSPAEQIRLGKVSAASDLYALAVTALVLLSGKKPQKLYDINNKTWDWRSHVSVSSNLGTVLDKMLAEQPGDRYQSAKAVREALKDPKLSQIGSIISQMVTMNFVGRPFKNTTQTATSNHTPVHQNPQLVNNNSTFKLIPWKTLGSLSVILVPGILAFSVVKSGFTLPKLPDLPKFSSRQPPPDTSLEQAEIIRQENIGKRRKNLNINQDIFYQKVDELYYNKYPELQGRSLTEKPEDAEIRRKWYEVAEDLLDKLEKGGEL
- a CDS encoding formylglycine-generating enzyme family protein gives rise to the protein MTENPNQPREYDAVLGGESQVPLSAAVLGGIPGVKSRLASPIVEVKIAALSEALKYGEPGLELIIGALQDESIAVRFAAYSLLKDRDELNLKGQFQKYLPTYEFDVITVNAQGKENSRRRHYAHFFPEDLGNGSVQEMVYIPGGTFMMGCPARDKYRRDKESPQHQVTVPAFFAGKYSITRGQWQALMGNNPSWLKFEKRPVQVSWDEAVEFCDRLSQQTGKKYRLLSEAEWEYACRAGTTTLFHFGETITRQLVNYEDDYPDRPLHSKQPTDVGSFPSNAFGLYDMHGNVWQWCSDRCHENYNGAPTDGSSWETTNNYRVMRGGSWANFAGLCRSDYRCLVSEGGRRVYGGFRVAVSSSS
- a CDS encoding glutamate-5-semialdehyde dehydrogenase; its protein translation is MSIIEIAQKTRVSARKLAVLSADAKNQAIEAIAKALEAAAPDILAANAADCKAAEADGIAKPLYDRLKLDESKLKSAIAGVRDVAKLPEPIGVVQIHRELDTGLILKRITCPLGVLGIIFEARPEALIQIVSLAIKSGNGVILKGGKEAVRSCEILTKVIHQALAETAVNPEVVQLLTTREETIELLKMDEYVDLIIPRGSNSFVRFVQENTRIPVLGHADGICHLYADKAADIQKAVEISVDAKTQYPAACNAIETLLVHSAIAPKFLPAVAAALQQKKVELRGDEKTGAILENIAEATETDWSTEYSDLILSIKIVDSVDEAINHINTYGSRHTDVIVTEDSEVAETFLNGVDAAGVYHNCSTRFADGFRYGFGAEVGISTQQMPPRGPVGLEGLITYKYRVVGDGHVAASYVGKDAKGFTHRDL